A section of the Roseivirga sp. BDSF3-8 genome encodes:
- the ygiD gene encoding 4,5-DOPA dioxygenase extradiol, with product MSSLSKLAALTSTNKPTERMPVLFLGHGSPLNGIEENEFVQGFRTQGKQLNRPAAIVVVSAHWETKGTRVTAMKSPRTIHDFGGFPRELYEVRYPAPGNPALAKEISRLVKPEHTVLPDDKWGLDHGSWTVVKHLYPDADVPVIQLSLDYSLSPRQHYALARQLKSLRDKGVLIIGSGNLVHNLDMVEWRRLNEPYAYDWAIEANEKIKGYVLDGDHDSLINFNKQGKAFDLAIPTPEHYLPVLYSLALKDTNEEVMLFNDQPLGGSLSMTSLKIG from the coding sequence ATGTCATCATTAAGTAAACTAGCTGCCCTCACAAGCACTAATAAACCGACTGAGCGTATGCCTGTACTGTTCCTGGGACACGGCTCTCCTTTGAACGGAATCGAGGAAAACGAGTTTGTGCAGGGGTTCAGGACACAAGGGAAGCAGCTAAACAGGCCTGCCGCCATTGTGGTGGTTTCTGCCCACTGGGAAACTAAAGGCACCCGGGTGACGGCTATGAAGAGTCCCCGTACCATCCATGATTTCGGTGGCTTTCCCAGGGAGCTGTATGAAGTCCGGTATCCTGCCCCCGGAAACCCGGCCCTGGCAAAGGAAATCAGCAGGCTGGTAAAGCCGGAACACACGGTGTTGCCTGACGATAAGTGGGGCCTTGATCATGGAAGCTGGACGGTGGTAAAGCATCTTTATCCTGACGCGGATGTGCCGGTCATACAGCTTAGCCTGGATTACAGTTTAAGCCCGCGCCAGCACTATGCCCTGGCCCGCCAGCTTAAGTCTCTCCGGGACAAGGGCGTGTTGATCATAGGCAGTGGCAACCTCGTGCATAATCTGGACATGGTGGAGTGGCGCAGACTGAACGAGCCTTATGCCTACGACTGGGCTATTGAAGCTAATGAGAAGATAAAAGGGTACGTGTTAGATGGTGATCACGATAGCCTGATCAACTTTAATAAACAGGGCAAAGCCTTTGACCTGGCTATACCAACCCCGGAGCATTACCTGCCTGTCCTTTACTCATTGGCATTAAAAGATACAAATGAGGAGGTCATGCTGTTTAATGACCAGCCTCTGGGCGGTTCGCTAAGCATGACCAGCCTGAAGATAGGTTAA
- a CDS encoding YwbE family protein: MADGQQLKDIKPGIRVMVVQKPHQRTGQLTEGIVEKTLTKSGFHPHGIKVRLQSGIVGRVKEILD, translated from the coding sequence ATGGCAGATGGTCAGCAGTTAAAAGATATAAAACCTGGAATACGGGTAATGGTGGTGCAAAAGCCGCACCAGCGAACAGGACAGTTAACGGAGGGTATTGTAGAAAAAACCCTCACCAAAAGCGGTTTTCACCCCCATGGCATAAAGGTACGCCTGCAGTCAGGCATCGTAGGGCGGGTAAAGGAGATTCTGGACTAG